The Sebastes fasciatus isolate fSebFas1 chromosome 4, fSebFas1.pri, whole genome shotgun sequence genome window below encodes:
- the LOC141766480 gene encoding diacylglycerol kinase zeta-like isoform X5, with protein MDQQPEEQQLNTSLQDGGEGPFTSTSVASSSSSSTISSSSAPNTELPSATPDPRCHHTSRTFTGLRIFCRRKAIAKSGLQEHVATQPNVSTSGQTDPLQEPNSTVDWSDNAQFGDHIWFETSGSGDFCYVGEQYCIAKSLQKSVARKKCAGCKISVHTMCMEQLEKVNHLWINSFTLTFSLLTVCRLSVQINFRCKPSFREPGSRAVRESNVVRHHWVHRRRQTGKCRQCGKGFQQKFSFHSKEIVAISCSWCKQAYHNKVTCFMLQQIEECCSLGAHAAVIIPPTWIIRVRRTQSSLKSSKKKKRTSLKCNKSSKKGSELQDGRWKPFLVKPLPSQLMKPLLVFVNPKSGGNQGAKIVQSFMWYLNPRQVFDLTKGGPREGLELYAKVPNLRILACGGDGTVGWILSMLDELKLHPQPPVGILPLGTGNDLARTLNWGGGYTDEPITKILSHVEDGNIVQLDRWNLNVEANPEVRPEDRDEHQTDKLPIDVFNNYFSLGFDAHVTLGFHESREANPEKFNSRFKNKMFYAGTAFSDFLSGSSKDLAKHIKVVCDGTDLTTKIQDLKLQCLLFLNIPRYCAGTVPWGHPSEHQDFEPQRHDDGCIEVIGFTMTSLATLQVGGHGERLHQCKEVTLTTYKSIPMQVDGEPCKLAPSIIHINLRNQANMVQKAKRRISMPHLNDQQPVPEKLQIRVNRISMAAYEALHYDKDQLKEASTPLGVITVPGDSDLETCRLLIERLHDNLDQDCDSMKGECLSSQKLSMKWCFLDCTTADRFYRIDRAQEHLNYVTEISQEELYILDPELVVKETVGTSPGMPDLVDSEEHQDQQRQFAFPCSPNSTTPRVRDFQRKRISSDSSVPDAQSSSKTALCRRGAKILNVHRSNTTLADFRPIISPSSATSHHPEKDAELINCIKTEDLNQLTELHQQGADILQQDATGCTLLHHAVEAGSKEILKYLIDNVPTSHLDITEKETGETALHKAASSCQRSICHYLVEAGASLMKTDLQGETPKHRAEKANDQELTEYLENRQHYQMIQREDQETAV; from the exons GAAAGCCATTGCGAAGTCAGGTCTGCAGGAGCACGTGGCGACTCAGCCCAACGTGTCGACGTCCGGACAGACCGACCCGCTGCAGGAACCCAACAGCACCGTCGACTGGAGC GACAACGCCCAGTTCGGGGACCACATCTGGTTTGAGACCAGTGGCTCTGGAGACTTCTGTTATGTTGGAGAGCAGTACTGCATCGCTAAATCTCTG CAAAAGTCTGTGGCGAGGAAGAAGTGTGCCGGATGTAAGATATCGGTCCACACCATGTGCATGGAGCAGCTAGAGAAGGTAAATCATCTCTGGATTAACAGCTTCACTCTCacattttctctcctcacaGTCTGTCGTCTCTCTGTTCAGATTAATTTCAGGTGCAAGCCGTCATTCAGAGAACCAGGATCTCGAGCTGTTCGAGAG TCCAACGTTGTGCGACACCACTGGGTCCACAGGAGGCGTCAGACTGGGAAGTGTCGACAGTGTGGGAAG GGATTTCAACAGAAGTTTTCATTTCACAGCAAAGAGATCGTTGCCATCAGCTGCTCGTGGTGCAAACAGGCG tATCACAACAAGGTGACGTGCTTCATGCTGCAGCAGATAGAGGAGTGTTGCTCTCTGGGAGCTCACGCTGCCGTCATCATCCCTCCTACCTGGATCATCAGGGTCCGCAGAACACAG TCATCTTTAAAGTCgagtaaaaagaagaaaaggacGTCGCTGAAATGCAACAAGTCAAGCAAGAAGGGATCAGAG CTCCAGGATGGCCGCTGGAAGCCCTTCCTGGTGAAGCCTCTCCCCTCTCAGCTCATGAAGCCTCTGCTGGTGTTTGTTAATCCCAAAAGTGGAGGAAACCAG GGAGCCAAGATCGTCCAGTCCTTCATGTGGTACCTGAACCCTCGGCAGGTGTTTGACCTGACGAAGGGAGGACCCAGAGAGGG GTTGGAGCTGTACGCCAAAGTGCCCAACCTGAGGATCCTGGCCTGTGGTGGGGACGGGACG GTGGGCTGGATCCTGTCTATGCTGGACGAGCTGAAGCTCCATCCTCAGCCTCCGGTGGGCATCCTCCCTCTGGGGACCGGCAACGACCTGGCCAGGACTCTCAACTGGGGAGGG GGTTACACCGACGAACCGATAACAAAGATCCTGTCACACGTGGAGGACGGGAACATCGTCCAGCTGGACCGATGGAACCTGAACGTGGAGGCGAACCCCGAGGTCCGGCCGGAGGACCGGGACGAGCATCAGACAGACAAG CTTCCTATTGACGTCTTCAACAACTACTTCAGCCTGGGCTTCGATGCTCACGTCACACTGGGCTTCCATGAATCCAGAG AGGCGAACCCAGAGAAGTTCAACAGCCGCTTTAAGAATAAGATGTTCTATGCAGGG ACGGCCTTCTCAGACTTCCTGAGCGGGAGTTCGAAAGACCTCGCCAAGCACATCAAAGTGGTG TGTGACGGTACAGACCTGACAACCAAAATCCAGGACCTGAAGTTACAGTGTCTGCTCTTCCTCAACATCCCCAG GTACTGTGCCGGCACCGTGCCGTGGGGTCACCCCAGCGAACATCAGGACTTTGAACCGCAGCGCCACGACGACGGCTGCATCGAGGTCATCGGCTTCACCATGACGTCTTTG GCCACACTGCAGGTGGGCGGCCACGGCGAGCGTCTCCATCAGTGTAAAGAAGTGACCCTGACCACCTACAAGTCCATCCCCATGCAGGTGGACGGAGAGCCCTGTAAGCTGGCACCGTCCATCATCCACATCAACCTGAGGAACCAGGCCAACATGGTGCAGAAGGCCAAGAGGAGGATCTCCATGCCCCACCTCAACGA tCAGCAGCCGGTGCCTGAGAAGCTGCAGATCAGAGTGAACCGGATCAGCATGGCAGCGTATGAGGCTCTGCACTACGACAAGGACCAGCTGAAGGAGGCCT CGACTCCTCTGGGCGTGATCACCGTCCCCGGAGACAGCGACTTGGAGACCTGCCGCCTGCTCATCGAGCGTCTTCACGACAACCTGGACCAG GACTGTGACTCCATGAAGGGAGAGTGTCTGTCTTCTCAGAAGTTGTCCATGAAGTGGTGTTTCCTCGACT GTACGACCGCGGATCGCTTCTACCGGATCGACCGAGCTCAG GAGCACCTGAACTATGTGACGGAGATCTCTCAGGAGGAGCTGTACATCCTGGACCCGGAGCTGGTCGTCAAGGAGACGGTTGGCACCTCCCCGGGCatgccggacctggtggactcTGAGGAGCACCAGGACCAGCAGAGACAGTTCGCCTTCCCTTGCTCCCCGAACTCCACCACCCCGAG agtgaGAGATTTCCAGAGGAAGAGGATTTCCAGTGACAGTTCGGTGCCTGACGCTCAGAGCTCCTCTAAGACTGCCCTCTGCAG GAGAGGGGCAAAGATTCTCAATGTCCATCGCTCCAACACCACGCTGGCTGATTTCAGACCCATCATTAG TCCTTCCAGTGCTACCTCACACCAccctgaaaaag ATGCTGAGCTGATCAACTGCATCAAGACTGAAGACCTGAATCAA ctGACGGAGCtccaccagcagggggcagacATCCTGCAGCAGGACGCCACCGGCTGCACGCTGCTGCATCACGCTGTGGAGGCCGGCAGCAAAGAGATCCTCAAGTACCTCATCGACAACG TGCCGACATCTCACCTGGACATAACAGAGAAGGAGAC aggtGAGACGGCACTCCATAAAGCCGCCTCCTCCTGTCAGAGGAGCATCTGTCACTACCTGGTGGAGGCCGGGGCGTCGCTCATGAAGACAGACCTGCAG GGTGAGACGCCCAAACATCGCGCTGAGAAGGCCAACGACCAGGAACTGACTGAATATCTGGAGAACCGCCAACATTACCAGATGATCCAGAGGGAGGACCAGGAGACGGCGGTCTGA